The Leclercia sp. S52 genome has a segment encoding these proteins:
- a CDS encoding DUF4865 family protein has product MIVMQYRFTLPADYDMAIVENRIAENGAKLDGFAGLLFKAYLVARREDDYTEENRYAPLYVWEHAGAMAQFLQSPGFRKLTQDFGWPQIDTWLALRLPAIDDVRDAAWLSMTRQPIAAHSDLSALAMHAPLCAWDVSRWQLLQVDFGNAPQAGKENYRIGYVASGVTDLNAATPHA; this is encoded by the coding sequence ATGATCGTGATGCAATACCGCTTCACCCTGCCTGCTGACTACGACATGGCGATCGTTGAGAACCGCATTGCGGAGAACGGCGCGAAGCTGGATGGCTTCGCCGGGCTGCTGTTTAAGGCGTATCTCGTTGCCCGACGTGAAGACGACTATACCGAAGAGAACCGCTATGCGCCGCTTTACGTCTGGGAACATGCCGGCGCGATGGCGCAGTTTTTACAGAGCCCCGGCTTTCGCAAGCTGACGCAGGATTTTGGCTGGCCGCAGATTGATACCTGGCTGGCGCTGCGTCTGCCTGCAATTGATGACGTCCGGGATGCTGCCTGGCTGTCGATGACCCGACAGCCGATCGCCGCGCACAGCGATCTGTCGGCGCTGGCGATGCACGCGCCGCTCTGCGCCTGGGACGTCAGCCGCTGGCAGCTGTTACAGGTGGATTTTGGCAACGCGCCGCAGGCCGGGAAGGAGAATTACCGTATTGGCTACGTGGCCAGTGGGGTTACGGATCTAAACGCTGCCACTCCTCACGCGTGA
- a CDS encoding tautomerase family protein, protein MPFTRISLRPGYSDAQIAQISDILQQSLEAEFAVPPGDRFQIFEALPAGLRVFDRHYKSKGRSENFIQFHILAGKPRSREQKQNLCRLLCERLHATLAIHPDDVMVMIHFNTADDWSFSQGRMLSEEGL, encoded by the coding sequence ATGCCTTTCACCCGTATCTCCCTGCGTCCGGGGTATAGCGACGCGCAGATTGCACAGATCTCCGACATCCTGCAGCAGAGCCTGGAGGCGGAGTTTGCCGTCCCGCCGGGGGATCGCTTTCAGATTTTTGAGGCGCTTCCGGCCGGACTACGCGTGTTTGACCGCCACTATAAAAGCAAAGGGCGTAGCGAGAATTTTATTCAGTTTCATATTCTGGCGGGCAAGCCCCGCTCGCGCGAGCAGAAGCAAAATCTCTGCCGCCTGCTGTGCGAACGGCTGCATGCGACGCTGGCTATTCATCCGGATGACGTGATGGTGATGATCCACTTCAACACCGCCGATGACTGGAGCTTCAGCCAGGGGCGGATGCTGTCGGAGGAGGGGTTATGA